A genomic region of Amphiura filiformis chromosome 6, Afil_fr2py, whole genome shotgun sequence contains the following coding sequences:
- the LOC140156001 gene encoding LOW QUALITY PROTEIN: EF-hand domain-containing family member C2-like (The sequence of the model RefSeq protein was modified relative to this genomic sequence to represent the inferred CDS: inserted 1 base in 1 codon; deleted 2 bases in 1 codon), with protein sequence MSLPFLPGHTFDRNLGKEKFHKSHHFDNCNDVSMLVGGHKPGIGGQQLLGQKAKPAQSQIPKGXGNSAPAWVAFDRQVLRFNAYFQEAVHEKPQEQYRIRKCKIYFYLEDDSIQVIEENVSNSGIPQGTLIRRHRIPLPPPNDDQYYTVENFNVGNEMTLYGRCFKITGCDQFTYNFLRKLGVRMNEPCDTPEDPYSDFRKGMDEAQQPLRPYEKVDTLKQFLDHDRHVLRFFCFWDDQDNMFGDVREMILHYFLADDTVEIKESIPANAGRDAVPMFLKRAKLPKSAPEALNQPGEITGRTVLNVFGPMGHGGRYILDSLKTGAVITEYYRDSDLQIGSSINVWGRKLKLCDCDDFTKEYYKTKYGIDNFSSIKYKRDLEPAGNREWPPYTGFGSEEDSLCSCMGLLPKPPRRDFIKFMEKDRHGLESNVLRFVARLDTDIPIDKDRRFIISYFLSDDSVAVFEPPVRNSGIIGGKFLERNRIQKPNQARFGTELSEYYMARDLYVGSRLNFHSHNFVLIDADEYAFRYMEQHNNEFANSNIDAITSKLAQIASQQREKIKEFLAKNDPTGSGKLEYDLFTNLLMQLGGSRITEHEIMTIARHYSDSRDETMPLDTLVSVVQEHLRKTNFENFSKLTEGFMSYDTDRSGFVDVELVRKTCRAFHLPLPDDLVRALLVRMEKNEMGQVNYNSFVMLLNWRDNAVTLPQYTPAPVKIDEAWKGTRDDKDNVQNVNYSALLGALLN encoded by the exons ATGTCGCTTCCATTTCTTCCAGGACACACGTTCGATCGGAAT CTTGGGAAAGAAAAATTCCACAAATCGCACCATTTTGACAACTGCAATGATGTATCTATGCTGGTAGGGGGACATAAACCAGGCATTGGAGGTCAACAACTACTGGGCCAGAAAGCCAAACCAGCACAGAGTCAGATTCCAAAAG AAGGGAATTCAGCACCAGCATGGGTAGCATTTGACCGTCAAGTTTTGAGATTCAATGCATacttccaggaagctgttcatGAAAAACCACAGGAACAGTACAGAATACGCAAGTGCAAAATCTATTTCTACTTGGAGGACGATTCTATTCAAGTTATTGAAGAGAATGTTTCTAACAGTGGTATACCACAAG GTACACTTATCCGTCGCCATCGTATCCCACTGCCACCACCCAACGATGATCAATATTACACCGTGGAAAACTTCAATGTTGGAAATGAAATGACTCTGTACGGTCGCTGCTTCAAGATCACAGGATGCGATCAATTCACTTACAACTTCCTTCGCAAACTGGGAGTGAGAATGAATGAGCCATGTGATACCCCCGAAGATCCGTACTCAGATTTCAGGAAAGGG ATGGATGAAGCTCAGCAGCCTCTCAGACCATATGAGAAAGTGGATACCCTCAAACAATTTTTGGATCACGATCGCCATGTTTTGCGGTTCTTCTGTTTCTGGGATGACCAAGACAATATGTTTGGTGATGTACGTGAAATGATCTTGCATTACTTCCTCGCTGATGATACCGTAGAGATCAAGGAGAGCATTCCGGCTAATGCAGGTAGAGATGCTGTGCCAATGTTCCTGAAACGAGCAAAGTTGCCCAAGAGTGCTCCAGAAGCACTGAATCAGCCAGGAGAGATAACAGGACGTACTGTGCTGAATGTGTTTGGACCCATGGGACATGGTGGACGTTACATTCTGGATAGTCTTAAG ACCGGGGCTGTGATTACAGAATATTATAGGGACAGTGATTTACAGATTGGATCGAGCATCAATGTTTGGGGACGTAAACTAAAGCTTTGCGATTGTGATGATTTTACCAAGGAGTACTATAAGACCAAGTATGGCATTG ATAATTTCTCATCTATCAAATACAAGAGAGACCTAGAGCCAGCAGGGAATAGAGAATGGCCACCATACACTGGATTTGGTTCTGAAGAGGACTCCCTATGTTCATGCATGGGACTGCTGCCTAAACCACCACGCAGAGATTTCATCAAATTCATGGAAAAAGACAG ACATGGTCTTGAGAGCAATGTGCTTCGTTTTGTTGCTCGATTGGACACAGATATTCCCATTGACAAAGACAGGCGATTCATCATCTCTTACTTCTTGTCTGATGATAGCGTTGCT GTGTTTGAACCACCTGTGAGGAATTCGG GCATAATTGGTGGTAAATTCTTGGAGCGTAATCGAATCCAGAAGCCTAATCAGGCACGGTTTGGCACTGAATTGTCTGAGTACTATATGGCTAGAGATCTGTACGTAGGCAGCAGACTCAACTTCCATAGCCATAACTTTGTGTTGATAGATGCTGATGAATATGCTTTCAGATACATGGAACAACATAACAATGAG tttgccaattctaatattgatgcaatcacCAGCAAGCTAGCACAGATTGCTTCACAACAAAGAGAGAAGATCAAGGAATTCTTGGCAAAGAATGATCCAACCGGATCCGGCAAGCTAGAGTATGATTTGTTCAC CAACCTACTGATGCAGTTGGGTGGTAGTCGTATCACTGAACACGAAATTATGACCATAGCAAGACACTACAGTGACAGCCGAGACGAGACTATGCCTTTGGACACATTGGTGTCAGTGGTTCAAGAACATCTCAGGAAAACCAACTTTGAGAACTTCAGCAAGTTGACAGAAGGTTTTATGTCCTACGATACAGATAGATCAGGGTTTGTGGATGTTGAGTTAGTGAGGAAGACTTGCAGAGCTTTCCATTTGCCGTTACCAGACGATCTTGTTAGAGCATTGCTAGTCAG AATGGAGAAGAATGAGATGGGACAAGTGAACTACAACAGCTTTGTGATGTTGCTCAACTGGCGAGATAATGCCGTCACTCTACCACAATACACACCAGCTCCAGTGAAGATAGATGAAGCATGGAAAGGCACCAGGGATGATAAGGACaatgtacaaaatgtcaattataGTGCTTTATTAGGAGCACTTCTAAATTAA